TGCCAACCAGGAATTGATCGGTCTGGGAATGGCCAATTTTGGTGCCGCATTTTTCAAGGGCTATCCCGTAACCGGAGGGTTTTCCAGAACTGCCGTAAACGATCAGGCTGGTGCAAAAACAGCTTTGGCATCCATAGTCAGCGTAATTCTAATTGTACTGACCTTATTATTTTTCACTAGCTTATTTTTCTATCTGCCCAATGCAATTTTAGCAGCAGTAGTATTGGTAGCTGTTTCTGGATTGGTGGATTTTGAAACGCCAAAAGCTTTGTGGGAAAAAGATAAAAGTGATTTTTTAATGCTTTTGGCCACTTTTGTGATAACACTCACACTGGGCATTGAAACCGGAATAATTTCAGGTATGGTCTTGTCCCTTGCGGCTGTGATTTATCGCGCTTCAAGGCCACATATAGCGCAGTTGGCCAAAGTTCCAGGTACAGATTATTATAGAAATATCACTCGGTTTGACAATTTGGAACAGCGCAATGACCTTTTATTATTGCGCATTGATGGGCCTATTTATTTTGCCAATATTCAATTTATAAAATCAAAAATTGACATATGGACAGAACAAAAAGGCAAGGATCTAAATACCATTGTGCTGAACTTTGAAAGTGTTACAGCCCTGGACAGCACAGGAGCTCATGAATTGGAAGAATGGATATTAAGCTGGAGAAAAAGCGGCATTGATGTTTTGCTAAGTGGAGTCAGGGGACCCATTCGCGATGTGCTTGAAAAATGGGGCATTATGAAAAACATTGGTGGAGATCAATTTTTTGTGGATGACTCTTCGGCCATAAAATTCGCAGATAAAAATATAGGGGAAGGTGAAATCAAAAACCTGAGACCTTTTGCCATTCAATCTAATGTGAAAAAAGATTAGCCGGGGCTTGTGTGACTTTTATTACACACTTCCCTTTTTAGTCGATTTATATTTGTTGTAGAAATTAAAAAAAACCAAAAAAATAAACTGATGAAAGTAGAACAAATTTATACCGGATGTATCGCCCATGCAGCGTACTATGTAGAAAACAATGGCGAAGCTGCCATTTTTGATCCACTCAGAGAAGTGCAACCCTATATTGATCGGGCAGAGAAAGATGATGCCAAGATCAAGTATGTTTTTCAAACGCATTTCCATGCCGACTTTGTAAGCGGACACTTGGATTTGGCAAAGAAAACCGGAGCGGATATCGTGTATGGGCCAACTGCCAAGCCAGGTTATGACGCTATTACAGCCGAGGACAATCAGGAATTTAAAGTCGGGGATTATACCATAAAAGTAATCCATACGCCCGGGCACACCATGGAAAGTACCACTTACATGTTGATTGATGAAAAAGGAAAAGAATACGGCATTATCACGGGAGATACTTTATTTATCGGAGATGTGGGCAGACCGGATTTGGCACAAAAAGTAGTGGCCGACTTAACGCAGGACAAACTTGCCGGCCATTTGTACGATTCTTTGAGGAACAAAATTATGCCCCTAAACGATGATTTGATCGTATTTCCAAATCACGGAGCGGGAAGTGCTTGTGGCAAAAACATGAGCAAGGAAACTACCGATACTTTGGGCAATCAGAAAAAAACCAATTACGCCCTGAATCCAGAATTGAGCAGAGAGGAATTCAAAAAAGAAGTATTGACCGGTTTGGTAGAACCACCGCAATACTTTCCTGAAAATGTGCTGATGAATATCAAAGGCTACGAAAGCCTGGACAAAGTGATAGAAAGAGCCAAAACACCATTGAGTGTAGATGCTTTTGAGGTAGTGGCCAATGAAACCCGCGCATTGATATTGGATACCAGGAATGCGGAGGATTTTGCCAAAGGACATATCCCAAATAGCGTGAACATTGGTATTGATGGAAATTTCGCCATGTGGGTAGGAGAAATGATTTTGGATTTGAAACAAGAAATCCTTTTGGTTACCGATAAAGGCAGGGAAGAGGAAAGCATGATCCGATTGTCAAGAGTTGGCTATGACAATACCATTGGCTATCTAGATGGCGGTTTTGAAAGCTGGAAAAAAGCCGGAAGGGAAGTAAATACCATCAACAGAATTTCTGCTGAAGAATTTGCCAAAAAATACAAGGAAGATGCACTGGTATTTGATGTGAGAAAGAAAAGCGAATACGATTCTGAGCATGTCATCAATGCCAAAAATGTACCGCTCAATCAAATCAGCGAACATCTGGCGGAATTCCCCAAAGACAAGGAATTTGTACTGCACTGTGCCGGTGGGTATAGAAGTATGATTGCCGCCTCTATTTTAAAGCAAAGAGGCTGGGACAATTTCACTGATGTAGTGGGCGGATTTGAGGATATTTCCAAAACAGACGTGGAGAAAACTGAATATGTTTGTCCATCTACATTGTTGTAAAATTTAAAACACACAAAGGCTTTCGGGTATCATTTGCCCGGAAGCCTTTCTTTAAAATCACAAGACCATGAAACGAATACTCATCCCAATAGATTTCTCAGAGCTATCAGAATATGCATTTTCTATTGCTAAGGAAATACAGGAAAAAACCAATGCGCAATTAATTGGGCTCAATGTAGTGCATGTGGGCAAATCCGCACTTTACAAAACCGATGGAACCCTTTCTGACAGCAACGATTTTGATGTGGAAGCCATTAGAAAGCAGCAAGCGGATAATGAGCAAAAAATACAGGAATTTTTGAAAGATGTACCCAACTCAAAAGGGGTGGTCAAAATCGGGAATATTGAAGAAATTATCCTAAACTGTGAAAAAGACGAGGAAATAGATTTAATCATTATGGGCACACACGGTTCTTCTGGTCTATCCCAACAATTGAGCGGAACCATTGCCGATAAAATCGTACGCAAAGCACAGGCATCTGTCATTACATTGAAATGCAAACGCGAAACTTCTGAGTTTAAGGACATTTTATTGGTCAGCGACTATGACCAGGCCGAGAAAGACAATATCGCACAGCTAAAAGAAATAGCATCAATTTTTGGAGCAAAACTGCATTTGCTAAAGGTCAATACTCCATCTAACAGCAGCGAAGTATCAGAAATTGAAAACAATATGTCTAAATATTGCCAACTTAACGGCTTGGAAAATGTTGATTTTCATGTTGTTGAAAACGATAAGCTGGAAGATGGGATCACAAAATTCGCAGATGAAAAAGGCATAGAATTTATTGCCATTGGCTCCAAGGGTAGAATGGGCATCAGTGCCTTGTTTAGGGGCTGCATTTCTGCCGATTTGGTCAATCATTTATACAAACCCGTTTTCACTTTTAGAGCATAAAATTTTAAAAGACTATCTACTATGAACCTAATTGAATTGATAAAAGAACCTTGGCCCTGGTATGTTGCCGGGCCATTGATTGCCTTTGTATTTTTCTTATTGTCCTTTTTTGGAAGGAGCTTTGGAGTTTCCGATTCCTTGCGGACCATGTGTTCGATGAGCGGAGCTGGAAAGAAAATCGAATTTTTCGACTTTGACTGGCGCAATCAAATCTGGAACATCATATTTATTATTGGCGCAGCCATTGGAGGATTTATTGCCACATTTTGGTTGTCATCCGATACACCTGTTCAAATCCATGAATCGGTGATTGCAAATATCCACGCCATGAATTTGGATGCTCCTTCGCCCTACAAAATTTTACCCGAATCCATCTTCTCTTTTGAAGCATTGCTAACCCTAAGAGGTTTTATAGCCCTGGTGCTCGGTGGATTTTTAGTAGGCTTTGGCGCGCGCTATGCAGGTGGCTGCACTTCAGGTCACGCCATTAGCGGATTGAGCAATTTGCAATTGCCATCATTGATTGCCGTAATAGGATTTTTCATTGGCGGCTTGATTATGGCGCATTTGCTACTGCCTGTAATCATGAATTTATAAACTGAAAAAGAAAAATAAAATGAAATACTTAAAATTTTTATCGGTAGGGATACTATTTGGAATAGTGCTGGCAAAAGCAGAAGTGATTTCCTGGTACCGAATCTATGAGATGTTTTTGTTCAAGAGCTTCCACATGTATGGAATAATTGGCTCGGCAGTGATCATAGGAATTATAATCGTCTTTTTGGCGAAAAAATACAAATGGCGTACCTTAGATGGAGAAGGTATGGTCTTCAATCCCAAGCAAATGAGCATACCGAGGTATCTCTACGGTGGTATAATATTCGGATTGGGCTGGGCATTGGCAGGAGCTTGTCCAGGACCCATGTATATTTTGGTGGGAGCTGGTTATCCGGTAATTCTTGTAGTAATTTTCGCAGCCTATCTAGGTACACTGGCTTATGGCGCTGTAAGAAGCAAATTGCCTCATTAATACAAAAGGAGTGAAAATCAAATTAAGAGAGTGGCATTAAGGTTGCCACTCTTTTAATTTGAATAAAGTAAACCAACTTAAAAGACTCCAATAACTGCTATCCCAGCAGTAGTCTGGTATTTTTTAAACTTTACTTCACCATTTGTTTTGGGACCACTTATTTCAGCAGAATAAATATTTTTATTGCTCCTGTCATGTCTGATCTCAGGCTTGATTAGAACAGCCCCATTGGCTAAAGTAAAAATTCCGGTTAATGTTAATCCTGTGTATTTGGCTCCTAAGTATTGGACACCTCTGTCATCATCAAAATATTCTACCCTGGTTCCTATAGCAAATAAATCAGTAAAGTTGTAATTAAGATAGAGAGCTGCACCGCCCCAGGCACTAAAATTATTATTGTCAAACTTGTAAGTTCCGAATGCAGCATTTACTCCTATATTGAATTTTTCAGTAACAGAATAAGTAGAGGTTAAATCCACCATTTGTTTATAGCTTTTTGTTGAATCTCCTGTTATTTCAGAGCCGTCTTCGTTGCCTCCAATCCAATTGAGATAAAGCTCGAAATCATCTGAAGGGCTCAAAGCCAACTGACCAACAAAAGATTTTCCCTTATTATTGTCAGAGATATTATCCCAACCATTTACAATACCTGCCATCACTTGTACTTTATCGCTAAACGCATAATTTAATAGTAAGCCTGTATGGTAAAACGGGCCATTGCCAAAAAGATAAGAAAGGCTGTAATTGAAGTTGGCATTTGCATCTACCAGTTCATATCCAATATGAGTTCCGAATTGCCCGACTTTAAAGCTGAATTTTTTACCTAAAGAGTGTTTGATGTAGGCCTGCTTAATCAAAATACTGGTACCGGTATTGCCAAAATTTGCCAGCTCTGCGGCAGGGCCAAAAGCGAGTTCTCCTACAATTTCTGTTTTTTCTGTTTCGTACGCCACCATAGTACGCAACATACCAAATGCGATGCGGTTGTGTTCCAGATCAAATATCCTTCCTACACCCGTTGTTCCCCCGTTTTCCAGAGGCCCAGGTTTATTAAAATTATAAGAGTAATAAGTATCAAGACTTCCGGAAAATGAAAATGCACCTTTGCGAAAGAATCCTTTTTTTTCCGTAATAGTAGTGTCTGCAACTTGTGCTGACACATTTGTTCCTGTAATCAGAACTGCGCATAAGATTAGAAACCATTGTTTTAAAAGTGTTGTGTTGTTTGAATTCATGAGTAAAAATTGTTTAGGGTTAAGAGAATAGAATTCCTGCATTCCGCATATGCGGACGTTGTAAAAAGAGTGGCACAAGTGGCACTCAGGCACTAATACTTTGGTTCAAATCTTATTTAATAGTAAAATCAGGGTATGCATGCATACCGTGTTCGGTAATATCCAGCCCTTCTATTTCATCAGCTTCAGAGACACGAATGCCCAATAATTTCTTTATGATAAAAAAGAGTATAAAAGCAAACAAAAAGCAAAATACTCCTACTAGCCCGATACCGATCAATTGACTAATTAATTGAGGCATTCCTGCATTGGCGCCAAATAATCCTACGGCAAGTGTTCCCCATATTCCACATACAAGATGGACTGAAATTGCACCCACAGGGTCATCAACTTTTACTATGCGATCGAAAAAAGCTACAGCAAGAACTACCAATGCACCTGCTATAAAACCAATAATTACTGATGAAAGGGGATCCATTAAATCAGCGCCAGCTGTAATACCAACTAACCCTCCAAGAATACCATTAAGCACCATCGTTAAATCATGTGATCTGAAAATGGCAAAAGAAAATATGAATGCCCCTATAGCCCCTGCTGCTGCTGCTAATGAAGTTGTGACAAAAACTAAAGAGACCAATTCAGCGTCTGCACTGAGCACAGACCCTCCATTAAACCCATACCAACCCAGCCAAAGTATGAGTACTCCAATTACAGTCAGGGGCATGCTGTGTCCGGGAATTGGCCGGATTTTCCCTTCAATATATTTACCTAATCGGGGACCCAGAATAATGGCTCCTGCAAGAGCACCCCAACCACCAACAGAGTGAACAATAGTGGAGCCTGCAAAATCATAAAATGGAGTGGAAAGACTATCGAGAAATCCTCCTCCCCATTTCCACATGCCAACAATTGGATAGCATATTGATACATAAACCACTGAGAAAAGCAGGAAACTGAAAAGTTTGATACGCTCTGCAACTGCACCAGATATAATTGTAGCTGCAGTTGCTGCAAACATTGCCTGGAATATAAAATCAGTCCAATACGTATATCCACCTGAATACTCAGAGGTCATTCCTCCGGGAGGGGGTGTAATTCCAAAACCGGCAAAGCCAAAAAACTTCCCGGCAAACTCCGCACCAGGATACATCAGGTTAAACCCTAAAAGTGCATAAGTCAGCAAGCCGATAGATATAATCATTACATTTTTAAAAATAATATTCACTGTATTTTTAGAGCGTGTAAGTCCCGCCTCGAGCGAGGCAAATCCCAAATGCATAGCAAATACCAAAATTGCTGCTATCATTATCCAAAGGTTATTTACCGTAAAACTGACTGTTTCCATTTTTTTACTGTGTTTTAGATGTTTATTAATGTTGGTTTGAATAGTGTTTTTACAAAGCCGAAGTACCTTCTTCCCCTTTTCTGATATTAAATACACGCTCTACAGCAGTGACAAAAATCTTCCCATCTCCGATTTCTCCTGTACTGGCTGAATTTATGATGCACTGAATGATCTCATCTGTTTTTTCCTCAGAAACTATTATTTCAATAACCGTTCTGGGAATAGATGCCATATCATAGATCGCACCGCGATAGTGGATTTCCGCTCCTTTTTGCTTGCCAAACCCCTGCACATCATAGAAAGTGAAGAAGTTGACATTGATTTTCGCTAATTCTTCTCTCACTTTTTCCAGTTTGGATGTGCGGACAATGGCTTCGATTTTTTTCATCTCTAAAGTGTTTTAGTAAGAAACTCGTTAAAAAAAACTAAAAATTTTGACCAAATATATCTAAAAAGTGGTTTTAAAGAAGAAAAAAGTGATTTATTTTAATGAAAAAATGCTTTTTAAAGCATAAATCGCTAAAATAAATAGGTTTTTTGTGAGTGAAGATGATGGAAATCGAAAAATTTGACTTTTAATTGATGAATTATTGGCGAAGAGGCCAAAAGAAAGAATTGTTAATGACAGAAAAGAGTAATGTCCTTCTCGGAAATAGATCAAAATAGCCCGCCATTAAATTAATTTTTCAGTCGAGTTTCACTATTTTCCATATTTCTGAAGTAAATAATATCCGAACTCAGGCTTGATGTAACTAATGTAACACACCCTGAATCAGTCTTTGCCTAGTTTTGTTATTGAATAAAAAAATACAGCATTATGCATATTGAACAGATTTATACCGGATGTTTGGCACAAGGTGCTTATTACATCGAAAGCAATGGCGAAGCAGCAGTGATTGATCCCTTGAGGGAATCTGCACCCTATTTGGAAAAAGCCAAAAAAAGGAATGCCAAGATCAAATACATTTTCGAAACCCACTTCCATGCCGATTTTGTATCGGGTCATGTGGATTTGGCCGAAAAATCCGGTGGAATCATTGTTTATGGCCCCGGAGCAAAAACCGATTTTGATTTTCACGAAGGAAAAGACGGTGAAATATTTGAACTGGGCGATTTGAAAATAAAATTGCTGCACACGCCTGGGCATACCATGGAAAGTTCCACCTATTTGCTTTTGGATGAAAAAGGAAACGAAAAAGCCATATTCAGTGGCGACACTCTATTTATAGGCGATGTAGGCCGTCCTGATTTGGCACAAAAAGGAGACATCACCCAAGATGATTTGGCAGGAATGCTTTATGATAGCCTGCGCAATAAAATCATGCCGTTACCAGATGATATTACCGTATATCCAGCGCACGGTGCTGGTTCAGCTTGCGGAAAAAACATGAGCAAGGAAACCACAGATACTTTGGGCAACCAAAAAAAGACCAATTACGCATTGCGCGCTGATATGAGCAAAGCCGAATTCATCAAGGAAGTGACTGAGGGATTGTTGCCTCCCCCACAATATTTTGCCAAGAATGTGGCCATGAACAAAACAAAGGAAACTTCTTCGCTCGATAGTGTTTTGGAAAAAGGAAATGTAGCTTTGGATCCTGAAAAATTTGAATCCATCGCCAATCATGAAGGTGCATTGGTGCTCGATACTCGTAAGGAGAGCGAATTTGCCAAGGAACACATCCCCAATTCTATTTTCATAGGAATTGATGGCGACTTTGCCCCTTGGGTAGGCGCTTTGATTCCAGATTTGCAACAACCCATTATTTTTCTAGCAGAAAAAGGCAGGGAAGAAGAAGTGGTTACCAGGCTTTCAAGAGTAGGCTATGACAATACGCTTGGATATTTGGAAGGCGGCATAAAAGCATGGAAAGCTGCGGGAAAGGAAACCGATTCCGTTCAGTCAGTATCTGCCGGGGAATTTGCCAAAACCTATGAAAATGGCAATACAAATGTATTGGATGTGCGCAAGCAGAGCGAATTCCAATCAGAGCATGTGGAGGATGCGCAAAACTTCCCATTGGACTACATCAATGACAATATGGATGAGTTGGACAAAAACAAGGAATACCATGTGCATTGTGCAGGCGGCTACCGCTCTATGATAGCCAGCTCTATCCTTAAAGCCAGATCTTACCAAGATGTGGTAAATATTGAAGGTGGATTTGGGGCCATATCCGAAACTGATGTGCCGAAGACCGAATATATTTGCCCAAGCACATTGAAGTAAGCAAAAAGATGATCCTAATTTTCAAGAAAGACTTGATGCACAGCCAAAGGTTTTGGATTATCGGTTTTAAATTTACCTGATAACCGTTATACTGCCGGATCGTTCGTATGTTTCCAGGTTAATATATTCTGCATAAATACGATATACATAAACACCGGGTTCGATCAACTTGCCTTTATATCTGCCATCCCATGCTTCATTTACATCTCGGCTTTCGTATAGCAGTTCGCCCCAGCGGTCGAATAAGCGGAACACAAATTGGTCAACACCTTTGTGAACAGGAGCATAATAATCATTGAGTCCATCTCCATTGGGTGAAAAAGCCGTTGGCATGTGCATGTAATATTCTCCTTCAAGTACTTCAATCAGAATGGTATCGGTTTTTGTGCAATTGTTGGCATCAGTATAGCTCAGCACGAATTCCTGTGTTTCAAGTGGGGCAACAATAGGATTCAGGCAATTATCGCAACTTAATAGATATTCGGGAGACCAAACAAATATTCCCGGAGGATTGGTGCTTCCATTGATCAAGCCCTGTAATTGAGCATTGTTAAATTCCACAATGGATGTATCTTGTCCGGCATCTACAATCAATGAATCACTGATATTTGCAGTCACTGAATCAGCAGCCAGGCAGCCATTGGCATCACTTACTGTAACTGAATATGTACCACTTTGGCTTACTTCTATACTTTGACTTGTTTCGCCTGTTGACCAGGAGTAAGCAGCAAAGTTTCCTGCATCAAGCGTTTCAGATTCTCCAAAACAAAGCACTATGGTTCCTCTTAAGTTCACAGTCAGAGGAGCAGGATCAATCAATTCTACGGTATCACTTCTGCTGCAAT
This region of Chitinophagales bacterium genomic DNA includes:
- a CDS encoding DUF6691 family protein, with the protein product MKYLKFLSVGILFGIVLAKAEVISWYRIYEMFLFKSFHMYGIIGSAVIIGIIIVFLAKKYKWRTLDGEGMVFNPKQMSIPRYLYGGIIFGLGWALAGACPGPMYILVGAGYPVILVVIFAAYLGTLAYGAVRSKLPH
- a CDS encoding ammonium transporter, which gives rise to METVSFTVNNLWIMIAAILVFAMHLGFASLEAGLTRSKNTVNIIFKNVMIISIGLLTYALLGFNLMYPGAEFAGKFFGFAGFGITPPPGGMTSEYSGGYTYWTDFIFQAMFAATAATIISGAVAERIKLFSFLLFSVVYVSICYPIVGMWKWGGGFLDSLSTPFYDFAGSTIVHSVGGWGALAGAIILGPRLGKYIEGKIRPIPGHSMPLTVIGVLILWLGWYGFNGGSVLSADAELVSLVFVTTSLAAAAGAIGAFIFSFAIFRSHDLTMVLNGILGGLVGITAGADLMDPLSSVIIGFIAGALVVLAVAFFDRIVKVDDPVGAISVHLVCGIWGTLAVGLFGANAGMPQLISQLIGIGLVGVFCFLFAFILFFIIKKLLGIRVSEADEIEGLDITEHGMHAYPDFTIK
- a CDS encoding universal stress protein, whose translation is MKRILIPIDFSELSEYAFSIAKEIQEKTNAQLIGLNVVHVGKSALYKTDGTLSDSNDFDVEAIRKQQADNEQKIQEFLKDVPNSKGVVKIGNIEEIILNCEKDEEIDLIIMGTHGSSGLSQQLSGTIADKIVRKAQASVITLKCKRETSEFKDILLVSDYDQAEKDNIAQLKEIASIFGAKLHLLKVNTPSNSSEVSEIENNMSKYCQLNGLENVDFHVVENDKLEDGITKFADEKGIEFIAIGSKGRMGISALFRGCISADLVNHLYKPVFTFRA
- a CDS encoding solute carrier family 26 protein translates to MKKIINYLKSLMPILHWLPNYKKEYLQGDLSAGLTVGVMLIPQGMAYAMLAGLDPIHGLYAVTVPLVLYAIFGTSRQLAVGPVAMVSLLTAAGIGTLNPSSTEEYLLLALTLAFIVGLIQFGMGIFRLGFIVNFLSHPVINGFTSAAAIIIGLSQVKHLLKIDLPRTEHVQDIALALFQNIGDIHWITFGIGLAGILIIKYGKKIHSAFPAPLVAVVLGIVVVSVFNLTEYGVVVLGEVPSGLPTFSAPSFDLESWKELLPIALTISLVGFAESYAVAKSIHAKHKDYKLDANQELIGLGMANFGAAFFKGYPVTGGFSRTAVNDQAGAKTALASIVSVILIVLTLLFFTSLFFYLPNAILAAVVLVAVSGLVDFETPKALWEKDKSDFLMLLATFVITLTLGIETGIISGMVLSLAAVIYRASRPHIAQLAKVPGTDYYRNITRFDNLEQRNDLLLLRIDGPIYFANIQFIKSKIDIWTEQKGKDLNTIVLNFESVTALDSTGAHELEEWILSWRKSGIDVLLSGVRGPIRDVLEKWGIMKNIGGDQFFVDDSSAIKFADKNIGEGEIKNLRPFAIQSNVKKD
- a CDS encoding porin, which produces MNSNNTTLLKQWFLILCAVLITGTNVSAQVADTTITEKKGFFRKGAFSFSGSLDTYYSYNFNKPGPLENGGTTGVGRIFDLEHNRIAFGMLRTMVAYETEKTEIVGELAFGPAAELANFGNTGTSILIKQAYIKHSLGKKFSFKVGQFGTHIGYELVDANANFNYSLSYLFGNGPFYHTGLLLNYAFSDKVQVMAGIVNGWDNISDNNKGKSFVGQLALSPSDDFELYLNWIGGNEDGSEITGDSTKSYKQMVDLTSTYSVTEKFNIGVNAAFGTYKFDNNNFSAWGGAALYLNYNFTDLFAIGTRVEYFDDDRGVQYLGAKYTGLTLTGIFTLANGAVLIKPEIRHDRSNKNIYSAEISGPKTNGEVKFKKYQTTAGIAVIGVF
- a CDS encoding MBL fold metallo-hydrolase, whose protein sequence is MHIEQIYTGCLAQGAYYIESNGEAAVIDPLRESAPYLEKAKKRNAKIKYIFETHFHADFVSGHVDLAEKSGGIIVYGPGAKTDFDFHEGKDGEIFELGDLKIKLLHTPGHTMESSTYLLLDEKGNEKAIFSGDTLFIGDVGRPDLAQKGDITQDDLAGMLYDSLRNKIMPLPDDITVYPAHGAGSACGKNMSKETTDTLGNQKKTNYALRADMSKAEFIKEVTEGLLPPPQYFAKNVAMNKTKETSSLDSVLEKGNVALDPEKFESIANHEGALVLDTRKESEFAKEHIPNSIFIGIDGDFAPWVGALIPDLQQPIIFLAEKGREEEVVTRLSRVGYDNTLGYLEGGIKAWKAAGKETDSVQSVSAGEFAKTYENGNTNVLDVRKQSEFQSEHVEDAQNFPLDYINDNMDELDKNKEYHVHCAGGYRSMIASSILKARSYQDVVNIEGGFGAISETDVPKTEYICPSTLK
- a CDS encoding P-II family nitrogen regulator translates to MKKIEAIVRTSKLEKVREELAKINVNFFTFYDVQGFGKQKGAEIHYRGAIYDMASIPRTVIEIIVSEEKTDEIIQCIINSASTGEIGDGKIFVTAVERVFNIRKGEEGTSAL
- a CDS encoding MBL fold metallo-hydrolase, whose product is MKVEQIYTGCIAHAAYYVENNGEAAIFDPLREVQPYIDRAEKDDAKIKYVFQTHFHADFVSGHLDLAKKTGADIVYGPTAKPGYDAITAEDNQEFKVGDYTIKVIHTPGHTMESTTYMLIDEKGKEYGIITGDTLFIGDVGRPDLAQKVVADLTQDKLAGHLYDSLRNKIMPLNDDLIVFPNHGAGSACGKNMSKETTDTLGNQKKTNYALNPELSREEFKKEVLTGLVEPPQYFPENVLMNIKGYESLDKVIERAKTPLSVDAFEVVANETRALILDTRNAEDFAKGHIPNSVNIGIDGNFAMWVGEMILDLKQEILLVTDKGREEESMIRLSRVGYDNTIGYLDGGFESWKKAGREVNTINRISAEEFAKKYKEDALVFDVRKKSEYDSEHVINAKNVPLNQISEHLAEFPKDKEFVLHCAGGYRSMIAASILKQRGWDNFTDVVGGFEDISKTDVEKTEYVCPSTLL
- a CDS encoding YeeE/YedE thiosulfate transporter family protein, with protein sequence MNLIELIKEPWPWYVAGPLIAFVFFLLSFFGRSFGVSDSLRTMCSMSGAGKKIEFFDFDWRNQIWNIIFIIGAAIGGFIATFWLSSDTPVQIHESVIANIHAMNLDAPSPYKILPESIFSFEALLTLRGFIALVLGGFLVGFGARYAGGCTSGHAISGLSNLQLPSLIAVIGFFIGGLIMAHLLLPVIMNL